ACACTTGGTAAGAAAGAGATTAAAAAGATCTCTGTAGCTGGtgtttttacattattttaatgaaaGCTTTTAATTGTGTCTTGAATATAGTATTGAAATCTGAGCTTATCAATTTCAGAACAAATGGCAAAGTCATATTCCTTCCCTCCACTAGTGTGTATTTCTATGGTATTACAGTCCTTTGTATGACTTTAAAGCTTCATGTTTAAGATTTTTGCCCTCTGGATTTTACAGAGTATAGCTTTGATCCAACAAGGTAATTTACTGATCCAAAAAATAAAGGTATTGTTGCTTCAGAATGATAGGAGGAAGGCACATGGGTAGCCCCAGTGCTGCTTTCACCTCAAGAAGTGCCAGTATCAATGAGAAATTACTTTTATAGTCACAGTAATGACCTctggcactgctgagcagctggtgctggctCAGGAGCACAGAGCAAAGTAGATTTTTGTAGAGAAAGACAGAACTTGGCTCTTTCTGAACGTTTTTTGCTCCCAAAAGGCAAGCCAAAGATGCACAGCACTGTGTGTGGTGGGGCTTTTGACATAGCTTCAGTGGCAGTAACTACTTTGAGTTGTTCTTAAAACTGTGGCCATGCCGATCAGACTATGTGAGTGTCGAATGAGCTGCCTTTTTTGACATCTTGCTTTGTGATAAATCCTTGACATTTACTCgagaaaagacattttttaaGTTCAAGAGTCTTCAGGCATTTGCTGTGAAAAAGGAAATACCAGAACCTCTGCCTTCCGGAAAGCCTTTAAGGCATTGCTTTTAAAGACTTGGCTTTTATCCGTGGAGCTGAGGTTTCTGTAACATTTGCGTGAATTTTTTGATCCTAAGCAAGTACTTAACTTGAAGGATGCCAGTTGATGTGTGTCAGACTGCTCGTGTACTTTCCACCGGGAGTCTTAATACCCAGCGGGCTGTACCAGGCAAGATGAGGCTGGTGTGAAGggccccaggctctgcagaaAAGTTCCTTCTTCTGAAACTGTTTCATTCTGCAGaagctgaggagcagggaggggagcaAGGTCTCCCAGCCGGTCGTCATATAACGAAGCAGAATCCCTGGTGCCCACTGGAATGCATCACCTCCTAAGTCTCATTGCAGCGTGGGCAGCCGGGGTGAATGAGTTTGATCCCTCCGGGTATCCACTGGGGAGGGGAAGATGAAGAGCTTGCCTTTATCGCTGTTCGGTGTGAGGAGTGGGAAGGCAGTCCCAGTGTGTAACATGTGATACCTGGTTTCCAGCAGGGAAGCTCTCCGGAGGCCGAGCAGCATCGCCCAGACCCTCTGCACCGCTGAGCAGCGGCGCTGCCAAGGCGAGCAGCGCCCCATCGCAGCCGGCCGAGGTTCCAAGGGCAGCTGTCCCACCGGAGCCTGCCGGCACTTCCCGAGCCGCAGCGGGAGCGGGTCCCGGGCGGCCCAGCCTGCCCGCGCCCCCTCCGCCGCCTCCCGCTTCCAGCAAGCCTTCCCTcaccttccctcctcctccccctgtgccccctccggCCGATCGCCCCGCCAAGGGGGTGacccccggccccgcgcccccggccccgctccctcccCCTCAGGCTGACAAACCCGCCAAGCCTCAAGCAGGCGCTCCGCACccgccccctcctcctcctcctcctccccccccgcCACCCCCCGTGCCCCCCTGCGGGCTGCCGGCCAGGGCCGCCGAGGCCTCtgcggccgccgccgctccggccGAGGGAAGGGACTGTCCCCCTCCCGCGCCGCTGCCCCCGCCGCCTCCTCCGCCGCCACACGCGCACCCCCCCCCCGCGAACAGGCTCTCCTTTCCCCCGTCCCCGGCCTTCAGCGGTGCCGACGTGCCCCCTCCACTGCCCCCCAAGTCTCCCCACCTGCTGTCACAGTTCCATAAGCCGAGCAACATCCAGTCGCTGCCGCTGCCACCCACGCCCGGCCCCCCTCAGCCCGCAGCCGTGGGGGAGATCAGGAAGAAGAGACCCGGCCGAGGCGCAGGTGAGAGAGGCGCAACCTCCGAAGGAAGGAGGCTTTTCCCTCCCTTCGGCTAGCGgggaaaatcacagaatgatttgggttggaacaGGACCTTGAGATGACTTATTTCTTCAAGGctgccttccaacccaaaccgttCTATTGCACTGGTGACTGGAGAGCAAGGAGGGGCGGGGATGAAGAGCACACAGGGGAGGAATACCCGTAGGTTGCACGGCTCATGATGAACGCCCAAAACACTCGGCTTTTTGAGATGCCAGGCACTTCTTAGCACTGGGCACAAATGCCTTATCGTTTAAGCGGCCACTCTTGGAAGTGACATGCTGATCACTGGGCTGCGTCTTGCTTTTATGTTGGCAATGGGTTGTACCTGACAGGCTCAGCTGGGGAAACAGACTACATAACACAACACGGTGTGTGCCAGGTCAGCAGCTGCTCATGTGCCAGCCTGCCTAGGATACCAATCTGCAGCTGTACCCATGCAGGAGCAGTATTGGCAACAGCTGGGAAACACCAGAGAACATAATGAAACAGAGATGGGGCAGCTACCAGCCATAGGTGAGCAAAAGCAAATCTGGCTGCAGCCCTCTGCTGTTCCACAAAGGGAAGCAGCCAGTGCCTCCTGCGATCAAGGTAGTTGGGCCAAAGGTTTCTCCAACTACTTGGGAAGCGGGGTATTATCCAGTATTTTCTGAGTAGATGATAGAGGGAAATTATGTTAGACTCCTCTaatgtaatgaaaataataaaaaagatgaGCATGAGCCTAGATCTGTGTGGGTTTGAGAAATGGAGACAGCTACTTAACAGGGAACATCTGAAAGAGAATGTTCTGTACCCTGTATTTTAGCAGCAAGATGTCAGGAGAAAGATTACAGGTTCCCTTTGAGAGCCAGGGGAAAGGCCGTGTAAGTACAGCAAGTCAGGTGCCTTGTGGTGGTGCTTATTGCTGCTCAGAACTCTCTGATGAACTCTTGCTATGTTGAGATGCCCATTTCTCATGTTAGTTCAATTTGTGTTTTCCATAAAATTACCCTGCCTGTCCCTTTTTATGTAGGAGGATAAGCAGTTTTGAGAGGCTACTGACTTGGAGGCCTTGGGCTCCCTTCCTGTCACACAACTCCTGCGTTCATCCAGATGTAAACTTTGATGGCTCTTGCAACTCCTCAGCGAAATGCACAAGACTAATGATAATTCCATTGCATTTCCTGCCAAAGCATCAAGAAATTTTCTTTTAGACATACCACCTAGTGTGGTTGTTTTGTTGATTTCCTTTGCTTAAAGAGACTGCTTCTTCTTGTGAAAGTGGAAGGATAATCTTCCCTTCCAGACTGGGACAAAACCACACTTCAGAATGTCACACTTTTCCTTAGAACTGGAAATGGAAAGCCCCAGCCAATTCCAGTAGTGACTTGAATTCAATACTTAATGCTACAATTCTGTGGTCAGGCTTGGCAAACAACATCTATGGGTATGTTTGCCCCAAATACTGCATTCTTTCTACACCCCCTCCACTTTTTTGTAGTTTACTGTTGGGTTAAGTCATGATGATGCTTATGTGCTGGTCTCctggtttttttaaaggaaccGGTGCTGGGAAGCTGGTCACACCTCCACAGCCACCTGCAAGATCCCCAACAACTGAACTTACAAGCAAGTCTGGAGTCTCAGCCTGGGCTACAGCTCATGACCCCTACACACCacttaaaaatggaaatatgcACATCATTGGtaatattattaaattaaatCTCTTGGTCTTAGTTAATAATTTTAGTACAAAAGCCTGTGTGTGTCTCAGACCTCAAAAACTCACTCAAGACTTTGTCCTAGCAATAACAGGGTAGTATAATAGAAACATTTTTGTACAACCTTATACAATTATAGAAAATTAAGGCTTTTTCAAAGAAGATTTGAATTCAGTCAGTAGAAAGGAAAGCACGCACTACCTGCAAAGTTACTTAAAAATATGAAGAGTTCCGATAGTGTGCATATCATACTAACTTACCATTCTTCAAACCAGATCATGGACATTTAGAAGTTTCACTCCTATAGGGCAAAGACCAGTAAGAATTATTTTAAGAATTATTTTTGTGATGTGATGAATTGGCCATTCATTCTTGTTTACAACTACATGTCTTAAACTACCAATGAATACCGCTATTACCATAATACCGTAATCAATGCAGAAAACTGGAACAGCAGACTTAACTTCAGTTTTAATAGCAGGCAGTGATTGCAATTAAGGCAAAAAACTGGGGCGGCTCACAGAAGTACTCATCAAGATGGTTTATGCAGAATGAGCCACTATCAGTTCCAGGAGAAAATAAGCCAGCATTTTTAATAGAAAGTACTTGTGGCAACATagatgggtttgggggttttctttgagtgtttttgttttcttgttgttgtttCTCTCCAGCATCAGCTAATGTTTATTTCCCTGAAACTTCCCAGATGACTTTGAATCAAAATTTACTTTCCATTCTGTGGAAGATTTCCCCCCACCTGATGAATTCAAACCATTTCAGAAAACATATCCCAGCAAGATACCCAGAGGTAAGTGTGTAAACATGGAAAGATCTGATCATTATCAAAAGGTTTAAAAATGGGGATGCAAAATAAAGAACTGAACCAGCATTAGCATAGCTGGACTGCTGGCATTGGCACAGAAAAGAATGAGATTTTTCACAGTGGCAACAGGGACTAAAGATACAATGAAAAGCACTTAGTTACTTTAGAGTCTTAGGTAAAAACAAATGATGTGGCTGGACATGTAGCCTGTGTTTTCAGATAGGTAAATTTGCAAAACCTGTGATATTAAAAACAGTCATGTTGGAAAAACAGATTTGGGTAGCTActgagtttgattttttttttgtttcactaACTTGTGAAATCACTGAGAAAGATTACTTGATCCATGTCTTCCATTATGTATTGTGACTTGAATCCTATGCATGGTGTTTTACACACCTGAATAACAGAGACTTAGTACCTGAACTTTGTCAGGAAGTGATAAATGGCTGAaccttgctttatttttttttctcctttcttaaCTTAGCAACTTAGAATCAGGTCACTGTTGTAAGAACAGTTCAGCTATCCAGTTTTGAAAATGGGTAGTTTAAAGTGACAGAAGATCTCATGCCCATATTCTGCTTTTCTATAAAACCCAATTTTCTGTATTATTTAGATCTCCAACTTtaattaacctttttttttttttttttgtttccatgcTAAGGTACTTAGCATGACTTTTCATAGCAGCCTCAGTCAGGCTAAATGTAAATTGTCTGCTGTATATTCTGACTTTTTActgaagggctgcagagcacaagcaatatgtgtgtgtatgtatgtaaacatacatatgtatatacCAGGGGTAGCAGATAAATGCAGCATCCCTGCTATGTAACTGCATCCAAAATCCCTGTTTAAAATCTGTTCTATCTATTTACAGATCCCTCTAAAAATCCTCCATTAAGAACACACGTGAGATGAGAAGAGTCTTCTGATGTTCTCTGGACTAGTATTAAAAAAGAAGATCAAGATAATATATAAGACAGAAGGGGTCCCTGTTGCAGTGATGTATTGTACTTGAGTCACAAGTACTGCAATATTAACATTTCTATAAACTGTAAAACAATATAAATTATACCTTTTGAACTGGCCTACATACTACAGGAATGTTAGTACAGGCTTTTAAATTACTGTATATAGGTGAATATTTTTAAGCAAAGCAgcataaaatttaaattctttGTAGTGTTGAAACAATTGTCATTCTTATTGTGCTGACAGTGTTACCTCAGAATGTTTTGTGCTACATGCCTGTagttcttttttcctcttccatcaTAATTTTTGGAAATTCTCCAGTTATTCTTTAGACATTTTTTTCAATGAACTGTTAAACTAATATGCTATCTTTAGTCTGTTTTTATGTTTCCTCACTTCTTTCATTCTGCCTGGCCTCAGATTGCAGCAGGATGTCACTTTCATGAAGGGATGGGCCCACAACCCTTTTCTCATGAAGCATGAAGAGGAGATGCcaaggagctgtggctgctaaTGAGCCTACCTCCTAATGATTACGTATCCTTATAGGATAGTGTCTGAAGAAGCCCAGCTGGGTAGGGTGGTCATGGACTTGACAAAGATGACAGAACCTTTCCAAAGTAGAGGAAAAGGAAGTTGCTCTATTGTAAGCAAGAAATGGAAATGGTGTGTGTGAATACACGTGCTGTGATGAGTGTATGTAAGGGCACATGTCCTGTCTTTTCCTGCTGGCAAAGTGGGGATTTACCTTTTCTGTGATAGACTGCCTTTACCCAGCAATTCCAAAGCCTTTGGATGAGGGGTCCAAAACCTACATTTTAGAGCTACTACTGTTCACAGTGAAGGTTCATTGTCTGAAACACACCACGTGGAACACTCAGCCCCCAAAGTGGTTCTCGTCTCAAATAGAGTTGGTTGGGAAAAGTAACAGTCTAGCAGCAGACAAGACTGGAACTACTGCTTTTAATATTCAGACCTTGGCTAAGGTGTTTGGATCACAGATGTTCAAATCTGGTCCTAAGATGTCTGTTTCTAGCATTTATTACCCTTATTCTTGTGCCTTGGGAGGAGTGGTGCCAGGGAGGTGTCAGGGAAGTAATtcttcccctctgctcagcactaGTGAGGCCACACCTGGTGTGTGGCCACATGTGCTGTGTCCGAATTCTGGGCTCCCCAGTGCAAAGAAGACATGGCCATGCTGAAGAGAGAGTCCTACAAAGATGatgaaggggctggagcatctctcctatgaggaaaggctgagagagctgcgACTGATCAACCTagaaaagagaaggctcagaGGGGATGTCTCCAATGAATATAAGTATTTGAAGGGAGGGTATagagatggagccaggctcttttcTCTGATGTCCagtgacagaaccagaggaaaTGGGCAGCTGCAACACAGGAGGTGCAGAACATCAGACAGCACTTTTTGACTGTGCAAGTGAGTAAGCTTTGGTACAGGTTGCCCACAGACCTTGTAGAATCTCACACCTTAAAGATAATCAAAAGCTATCTGGACTTTGTCCTTGGCAGCTGGCAGTAGGAGACTGTTTGGCCAGGGgtgttggaccagatgacctgtAGCCATCCCTTTCAATCCTAAGCACCCTTTGATTCCCCTTTTTACAGCTTTTCTGGGTTCCTAGACCTGGGTTACAACAACCTAAGGCACCGCTGGgagcagagtggctggaaatcTGCCTGACACTGAAGGactggggtgtgctggctgACAGTGGCTAAACAGGGGCCAGTGTGTGCTCAGGTAGTCAAGAAGGCCAACAACATGCTGGCTTGAGGAGGTTCAGAGGGGCCCTCATTGCTCTCTGTAACCCAAAAGGATACTGTACCAATGTAGGGGTCAGTCACTTCTCTCAAGTAAAAAGGTACTGGACAAGAAGAAATGCCCTCaatctgtgccaggggaggtttagatttgATATTTGGAAAAACATCTTCGCCAGGaaggtggtcaggcattggaggcttctcagggaagtggtggaagtcACCATTTAATACCTACAGGTATTTAAAATACTTGTAGATATGGCACTcaggtgatgcctcaggttttagcttttacatttttcagattctgtaccGCTTTAGTGTGTaattctgagcttcatattagggAATAGTAAGGTCTCTTCACAGAATAGGTAGACAAAGGACCCTTGGTTCTGGGGACCAAGGGCAAATGATCCAAATTTCAGGCCCAAGAGTATAAACAACAGtggaaggaagagagaaaaccaagaaggatgggacttcataatcTAAAGCTATAATTGGataattaactccaatatgctaatggaccagaacttataaaagtgagagaccgCATGACTGGTCATctattttgtgaccattttgggttcatcttgggtgtacTTCCCAAGGTGTAGTCATTGAGGCCTTCTAATAAtacctgctttattctttaactctgtctagtctctgttctaggtcagccttcacaaggcataacagagacatggtttagtggtggacttggcagtgctgggttaacagctGGATTAGATGATCTCAAGAGTTGTTTTCCAGTataaatgattccatgattcacCAGTCTGAAAAAGAATACTGCTGTTCCAGGGTGAGTCTGGTGCTAACAGCCAGGCTATTACAGTTAGGCATTAATTTATATAATTGCCATCAATTCCCCTCAGTTAGAGGTGTAATAATGTTATATAGGTCATTGATGATCTTTCCCCATGGTATTGCCTTTGAACAAAACTTTTAGGAAAAGACAGGTAACTGCATCTTTACAtccctgcttttctctttgTTGTTACAGCAGCTCAGTTATGCTGTAACTATTCCCACACATACACATTCATGGTGTGAGAGGGTGTAGGGGTAAGAAGCTCTTCACCCATAGGACTCCCAAGAAATCAACATTAATCTGTTTTTAGCCTATTGTGATAACTTGCTGTACATcaggtgaaaagaaaaaaaagtggtgATGCTTTGACCAATAGTGTCACTTACTGTAGTTACCTGATAAATATGCATGAATGTAGTAACAAACAGAGGTCTACATCTACATTGCTTCTCAAACAACTGGAAAAGTTGAATACtgttttaaaaactattttgtTACAGTATTATTAAAAGTGGCATATTGTTGGCTCTCCTTTACTCTGGAATTTTTGTACTTCTCTCTAGTAAGTACCTTCCTAAGGATTTTAAAACTAATTCTAGACTACCTGCCAGCAGATacataaaggagaagaaaattttACTCCATTTTTTATTATGGTTTGGGTATTTTAGAAATAAACAGCATCTTTCAAGGATGAAATGAGAAATCCTGTGCCTATTTGCTagcatttctgaaatgtttccATATATTTGTCATTCAGGATCCATTGAAGCATCTGGAGATACAGAGGATCACAGTGGCTGTCACCCTGAGACAGCTGATCCCAGAAGTCCCACTGTCCTTCCACTGAGACACACCTCTGTTCAAGACCACTGCAAATATTAAGACCATGCAGTTGCTCTGGTTTCTAGTGACTGCACCCAACCATGTTGCTGTACCAcagctggttttggtttttaaatgcACTATACAACTAAAGCAAAATTAACATACTATTAGAAAATTACTACCTGGATCACTGTGCTCAAAACAATATATTCATTCTGTCATATAAGCAGTTCCACATAAGGACATAAACGCCCATGAGATAATTGCAAGTgttgctttcttctttcttaaGAAACAGGCAAATAAGATACATGTTTTTAACAGGAACACTCACTTCTTTCATCTTGCCTCCCTCCCAGTTCTCAAAGATTAGATCCAAGTCTTGCAAAATAACTGTGAGAAGTAGTACATCCTAATTTTTGTCCTCTCACTGGAGCAATCATTTTATTCCTGTTCCCTGATTGTGCAGAAATACCCAGCTACTCCTATCAAGAGATGTGATTTCATGGGAAATCCATTTACTTCCGTTATGGGCAGCTggaaaaagcacatttctctttcaGTGGGCTTCATCCCCCCCAATACTTTCTGAAATCAAGTGTGCTTCTTGCAGTCAGCCCCTCCTCTGGTTGCCACACAGAGCAGCTAAATTTCAGGGATCTTACTTGAATATTTCCTTCTCCTATTGTCTACACTTTAAAATACTTAGACACAGGAGTTGCTCCTAGGATAGACAGCATGGGAGGGTTTCATTGTGAATGGGAGATTATTAGGTAGGCcttaagaaaaaatatattctttcttgttttctgtAAGTGAAAAGGCCCCATGTTTTCTTGTCCAATTGCCATTTGTCATATAAGGCAATAACAAAGTAATGAGTCTGAATGGaacaatttcattt
This genomic window from Zonotrichia albicollis isolate bZonAlb1 chromosome 1, bZonAlb1.hap1, whole genome shotgun sequence contains:
- the WIPF3 gene encoding WAS/WASL-interacting protein family member 3 isoform X1 gives rise to the protein MPVPPPPPPPPPPPPPPPSGGPPPPPPPSGGPPPPPPPLASSEIPKLRKDEQKARNALLADIQQGTRLRKVTQINDRSAPQIEKPKGANRDGGNPAVNKGGSQQPLGGLFAGGFPVLRPAGQRDMTAGKLSGGRAASPRPSAPLSSGAAKASSAPSQPAEVPRAAVPPEPAGTSRAAAGAGPGRPSLPAPPPPPPASSKPSLTFPPPPPVPPPADRPAKGVTPGPAPPAPLPPPQADKPAKPQAGAPHPPPPPPPPPPPPPPVPPCGLPARAAEASAAAAAPAEGRDCPPPAPLPPPPPPPPHAHPPPANRLSFPPSPAFSGADVPPPLPPKSPHLLSQFHKPSNIQSLPLPPTPGPPQPAAVGEIRKKRPGRGAGTGAGKLVTPPQPPARSPTTELTSKSGVSAWATAHDPYTPLKNGNMHIIDDFESKFTFHSVEDFPPPDEFKPFQKTYPSKIPRDPSKNPPLRTHVR
- the WIPF3 gene encoding WAS/WASL-interacting protein family member 3 isoform X3 gives rise to the protein MVYSEGKAHDCLAIGLSWRLEASSEIPKLRKDEQKARNALLADIQQGTRLRKVTQINDRSAPQIEKPKGANRDGGNPAVNKGGSQQPLGGLFAGGFPVLRPAGQRDMTAGKLSGGRAASPRPSAPLSSGAAKASSAPSQPAEVPRAAVPPEPAGTSRAAAGAGPGRPSLPAPPPPPPASSKPSLTFPPPPPVPPPADRPAKGVTPGPAPPAPLPPPQADKPAKPQAGAPHPPPPPPPPPPPPPPVPPCGLPARAAEASAAAAAPAEGRDCPPPAPLPPPPPPPPHAHPPPANRLSFPPSPAFSGADVPPPLPPKSPHLLSQFHKPSNIQSLPLPPTPGPPQPAAVGEIRKKRPGRGAGTGAGKLVTPPQPPARSPTTELTSKSGVSAWATAHDPYTPLKNGNMHIIDDFESKFTFHSVEDFPPPDEFKPFQKTYPSKIPRDPSKNPPLRTHVR
- the WIPF3 gene encoding WAS/WASL-interacting protein family member 3 isoform X4, giving the protein MVFPFFTASSEIPKLRKDEQKARNALLADIQQGTRLRKVTQINDRSAPQIEKPKGANRDGGNPAVNKGGSQQPLGGLFAGGFPVLRPAGQRDMTAGKLSGGRAASPRPSAPLSSGAAKASSAPSQPAEVPRAAVPPEPAGTSRAAAGAGPGRPSLPAPPPPPPASSKPSLTFPPPPPVPPPADRPAKGVTPGPAPPAPLPPPQADKPAKPQAGAPHPPPPPPPPPPPPPPVPPCGLPARAAEASAAAAAPAEGRDCPPPAPLPPPPPPPPHAHPPPANRLSFPPSPAFSGADVPPPLPPKSPHLLSQFHKPSNIQSLPLPPTPGPPQPAAVGEIRKKRPGRGAGTGAGKLVTPPQPPARSPTTELTSKSGVSAWATAHDPYTPLKNGNMHIIDDFESKFTFHSVEDFPPPDEFKPFQKTYPSKIPRDPSKNPPLRTHVR
- the WIPF3 gene encoding WAS/WASL-interacting protein family member 3 isoform X5; this translates as MLQMASSEIPKLRKDEQKARNALLADIQQGTRLRKVTQINDRSAPQIEKPKGANRDGGNPAVNKGGSQQPLGGLFAGGFPVLRPAGQRDMTAGKLSGGRAASPRPSAPLSSGAAKASSAPSQPAEVPRAAVPPEPAGTSRAAAGAGPGRPSLPAPPPPPPASSKPSLTFPPPPPVPPPADRPAKGVTPGPAPPAPLPPPQADKPAKPQAGAPHPPPPPPPPPPPPPPVPPCGLPARAAEASAAAAAPAEGRDCPPPAPLPPPPPPPPHAHPPPANRLSFPPSPAFSGADVPPPLPPKSPHLLSQFHKPSNIQSLPLPPTPGPPQPAAVGEIRKKRPGRGAGTGAGKLVTPPQPPARSPTTELTSKSGVSAWATAHDPYTPLKNGNMHIIDDFESKFTFHSVEDFPPPDEFKPFQKTYPSKIPRDPSKNPPLRTHVR
- the WIPF3 gene encoding WAS/WASL-interacting protein family member 3 isoform X2; the protein is MPVPPPPPPPPPPPPPPPSGGPPPPPPPSGGPPPPPPPLASSEIPKLRKDEQKARNALLADIQQGTRLRKVTQINDRSAPQIEKPKGANRDGGNPAVNKGGSQQPLGGLFAGGFPVLRPAGQRDMTGKLSGGRAASPRPSAPLSSGAAKASSAPSQPAEVPRAAVPPEPAGTSRAAAGAGPGRPSLPAPPPPPPASSKPSLTFPPPPPVPPPADRPAKGVTPGPAPPAPLPPPQADKPAKPQAGAPHPPPPPPPPPPPPPPVPPCGLPARAAEASAAAAAPAEGRDCPPPAPLPPPPPPPPHAHPPPANRLSFPPSPAFSGADVPPPLPPKSPHLLSQFHKPSNIQSLPLPPTPGPPQPAAVGEIRKKRPGRGAGTGAGKLVTPPQPPARSPTTELTSKSGVSAWATAHDPYTPLKNGNMHIIDDFESKFTFHSVEDFPPPDEFKPFQKTYPSKIPRDPSKNPPLRTHVR